AAATTGACTTTAGCGGAAAGTCCGGAACAATGCTGTGTACAGGTGGAGCTAGCATTGGGAGCGAGTGCTCGTAAGTATACTGTAGTAATATATTCAACGGTTTCATTCAGTTTTTGTATTTCTGTGAGGTACTGCATTATTTAGTTTCTATTGAGTTATTCATCGGAATGTTTCGATATTGAACATAGTGATAGGCAAAAACTGATACTTCTTGAAATATGAAAGTAATGCTCGACTGTATGGGAGCGAAAGTCTCTCATCTGTATCTGTGCTGtaaggcaggggtgtgcaacccaTGCGCCAGtgccaaatacaaataactgggtggaACCGAgtcgcacctttatttaacattagcttcctattagttgcaggcaaaatattttgggtattcATCTCATAAAATGCGTTGTTCGCTTTCCAcgagctagctgttagggcattgtaacgtcaggggcaaagatgaaaaaaaatggaCTTAGGTATAGGCCTTGCAGCGTAAAGGGATTGAAATTACTCGTTCGTACTAGATTaaactgaattaaaaactcattttgcgggccgcacaccattcaaaattgttaaTACTCCGTTGGTCGCACATTTTTTTTGTGGGCCGCATCTGGCCCGCGTGCCacatgttgcacacccttgcCGTAAGGCATTAGGGCACCGAGTTTGTTGGAAGATCGGTAGACTGGCATGACGAAGGCGGTTCCTCTTCAATTaatataaaacagcaaaatctTGGGAGAATGGAtcaaatgtgaaaaataatataatagcATTTTAGCGGTGTGCACCATCTTGaattagaaattttaaattacttGATTCAGTTATGGGGAAAATCATTTTTCCAAATAACAAGAGAATATAGCAAAACTctccatatgtacacttcgttTCGACATATAAAATGTCCAAGATTGTTCGGTTTGTCTttaggaaaaaaaattgagagAAAACAGATGCGTGCATTTAACTTTTAACAATCTATTATTGCCTTTTTTGCTATTCCCTGACATTGACTCATTTTTTCTAATCtaaatttctaaatatttttaagattttcCTGCAACGGTAACAACATCCGTAAAGGACCTTCGAAAATAATATGTCTTCCTAATGGTGAATGGTCCAATACTCCCCCTGTATGCAAAGGTGAGTTAATTTGAATCAAGATTCTAATCATGGCGTTCATCATAAGCacattaaatataattaatcttGCTTCCAACATgttaattgatatattttacagaTGTTGAATGTCGACCTATCGACTTTAAAGATGAAAACGGACATATGTTATGTACTGATGGTTTCAATTACGGAAGTACATGCTCGTGagtttgtataaatatatactgtCAATTATTGATTCAACGATTTGTATTTTGCCCGAAAGGGAGGAGAGTAACAAGATGGCCTATTAGTGTGGCGATCCACGCTCTCGCGTTTGGTTGCGTTCTCTCAAACAACATAGTTGTATGTCGACgcactttttttcaattttcgatTCAGTTTAGGATCTCAGATTaaattctgaagaaacagtaaTAATAAACCCAATTATAATGATGGAAACTGTACGTACATTTGGGGaatgtttatttgttttctaGGTTTGAATGTGACTCTGAACTCAAATTATGGGGTGCAAAAGAAGTGGCGTGTTTGTGGAATGGAAAATGGACGAATGACCACCCTACTTGTAGAGGTATTTCAATGTTTTAAcgtgttttcaaataaaatacagTCGTTGAAAATGTTTGCAACGTTTTCTTTACTTCAATAATGTCGTTTTTTAGAATTTGATCCGAGATGTCCAGCTGTAACAAATGGTCTTTCCTGCACTAAAGAATGTGAAAACAATCAAGACTgcaatggaaaaaataaaatttgctgcCCATCGGAATGCGGATCAGTTTGCACAGAAGTTAAAAAAGCAAAAGGATTACCATTAGGTAATTTGTACAAGTATAACGATGTCAATTTATCGTAGTCGAAATGTGGAAATGAAACAAACAttcaagtttatatttttaaaaatatatagttTCCTGTTGAACAACGTTGTTGTCTTCCAAAATTGACGATTGTGTCAATTAGATCGACGTGTGCACCTattgaaaatggaaaatattttccagATTCATGAGTAATTGCATACTATCAACTTCAGTACATTGATTCGtctacaatgtaatttattAACAAGCAAACGGAAAACATATATAGTTTCCTGTTGAACAACGTTGTTGTCTTCCAAAATTGACGATTGTGTCAATTAGATCGACGTGTGCACCTattgaaaatggaaaatattttccagATTCATGAGTAATTGCATACTATCAACTTCAGTACATTGATTCGtctacaatgtaatttattAACAAGCAAACggaaaacaaaattattgttgGTCTTTTCATAGATGTCGAAATCATGGATGACAATAGAAACTCCACATATCTTGGTGACTGCTAGTCTATGACTCTCCCTTATTTTTCCAACGAATGGTGGTAACACCCGCACAAACAACATTCCTATTAAATAGGATAATGGCGATCATCTAGTGATATCTCTTTGTCATTCTATTTACAACAGATTTCCTGAAACGACTTTTACTGTTATCGTTGTTGAGTGGCGGAAACAATCGTTGCCCACGTTGCTCGGTCAACGCATGTCTTGTTACAAAATGTCCAGCAAATCTCAATGCAATATGCAGAACAAGTTGTAACGGATGTCGAGCTCATTTTTATGATCCAACGAGCCAATATCGTGAAATTACTAACCAATGTAAGTTTTTTTGAAGgtatatttttctcaaaatcagATTAATCTTGTTGACTTTGTGTGTTAGTAATTACATATCAGTACAGAAGCACTATAGCCCAATAATCCATATACCATTCAATTGCGaactgttataaaaaaaaattcgatttaacAGGTGGGTGCTCTCGCAACTATCCTGCAGTATCTAAATGTCATCCAGACCAGTGCAACGGCGAAAGATGTGGACATCAACCATATTCAAAATGTCGAGTGAGCAGCTGTGGCCAATGTCATCTTCGattttacaatcattatggTAGAGAAGTTTGCAGGCAGGCACCCCAAAATACTCAAAAAGGTGAGTGGCAGTAAAAAGAAAACGCAAATCATCTGACCATCAATTTCAACACATATAGGAACATGATGAAGTGCTGTTTTCATCGCGTCCATGAATCCGAAATGAACAATTGTTAAACAatttccatacccgacatagactggaagtggttcgccatatatttaaTATGTCGTCTTATttactttcctctcccccacgatgaatatgaaaattcgATACTATCCGTAAATTACACACTGACAAAAATACGGCCCAAAAATACGTCCCGAGTCCCAAAACACTCCCAAAAgattaattttcatttaaatacaaaaacaaatgcaTTTCAACTTCATTTATTACCCAAATAACTATGATCATAAAATATTTAACGATAAAAAAGCCGATTGGGttgctttaaaaatattttaaacttcatattttatattattatttgtatttatggTATATCTGATTCATGTTTCAGCTGGACACAAACACGGCGAGAACCATCACCATcatatacaatattaaaaacgtATACATTATATATACTGAGATATAACGACATATGTAAAGTCATTAAAATGATTCGtgaaatattgtttgaataatttttaaagtgGTCAGTTATTGCAGTCAGTGAGATCAGACAGGTTGTTAGTGAGATGAGTATCTAAAATTGACAGAGAAGTGGGAAGTAGAAGGGTTGAATTGCAAATggttaaaaaaactaaaaaaaaaactataaacaatACAGAGCTATAAAACCTAAAACATACTTGAATTTGAGATAAGCCATAACCTGACTTGATTCACTCCTGAGGTTTAGTTGTTTTACTATAAATTGACTATGAGCCATCCATTCCATGAAAGGTTTGAACATACAAACTAGAGCTCTAAAGTTATGGCCATGTATTACTTTTATATAAcaaacaacaaataaaataaaaatgtacaaACACCAAAAAAGTTAGATTAGATAACGAAacaacaaatcaatttttttgtagtAACTCAATGCAAATTTGTTACAATTGACCAAACTAGACTCTCAAAATTTCACACGCACTCAAACATGAAGAATGCCATTTGGAATAAAACCTAATATATATAACATGATCGAAACAATTTGGAATGCATATCCATTTGTATTCTTAATTTGACTAAAAAGCAGAATATAAAACTCAGTTGGAAAAATGCAAGTGTTTTCAACATTATTTTCTGTAATGTTGAGTTTGAATGCAAACAAAACtcctaaaaattaaaatgataaaCTTACAATAAACAGAGTCGGAAATTTCATGTATTCCTAGATTTTCGTTATCGAAATTTAACTCGAACAGCCgaaattatgaaattatggcATTTTTTCCAGTTTGAatgtaaaaattaatttaggtgatcaaaaatttgtatttccagacattatattattaataatgaaTGAAAAGCTCAAATTTATTATGTCTCAATAATTTTAATTGATTACAATAGAATTCACATAATAATATAATCCCAATGATTTTAATTGCAATCTGTGATAGGCATATTCGTTCTTTGATCGAAGAATTCAGCAGGACATCCATTGCATCTTACTCGACAATGAGCTGCTGAATATTTTGGACAAGACGCACTGAGGCATGCTCTGGCACAAAGACCAACTGAGTTTATCCCAGGCTGACAAGTTGCTAGAACGAATAAAAATGAGTATTAAAATTACCCTGGTTGTAGATTGTGGTTTAACCTGGAATATTCAACCTAGGGTACTCTAAGTCTAAGCACTAACGAGGAAGTGAATAAGTATAATACCTTTTTGTCTACACAATACTCTTCGTCCAAATCTATCGAAAAACTGCAAATAGCATGTTGGCCCACAACCGTACACACGACACTCAGCTTGTGGGAAGTTTGCACATCTAACTCCGTTGCACATATATCCACCACACCTTGGGTTTGGTGGACTATTTCGTGGACATAGACCTGAGTAAATGAAAGtttgttcaaattatttttcgcTCTCATATCTGCGATATGGAACATTTTATTCTTTTAGGATGGTTGAAACAGTAACTAAAAAGTATAATACCGTACAGTATGTCACTTACATCGGTTTCCTACTTCCACTCTAGGATTATTACGATAAAGGAAATGGGCTCTACATCCATTACAAGTCGTCCCACATAGAGCATTGAGATACGTTGGACAACTGTGCAAGCCTGTTGTACATGCATTGCGGTTACATCTTGGACACTGAGGCGGGCGTCGCACTGGTGGGCGTGACACTGGCTTACGTCGACTCGAAGCGGCCAGTAGTAAAAGCAATGTCTGTTTGTTTatatctgaaatgaaaaaatgcgCCATATTCAATAGATGAAACTTTAAACTGAAAAGCACTAGTTCAAATTATGCATAAAAtagtaatattgaaaaattcaaaacaaaaatgattcaaCTCACTTAAGAAGGGATTCTTGGGTTTAGGTTCATCTTTAACTTTTTTGCATGTTAGTCCGCATGAAGATGGACAACAAACCTCGTCAACTTCACAGTCAGAATTGTCATCACAATTATCTTCACAAATTAGCGGCTCAATTGCATCATCACATTTTggagaaaattctgaaaaaaaaacaaatataataattttgaatggGTTCAAAACAGACGATGAAAATAAGACTATAATGGTAAAATACATATCttaatgaaaaataacaaaactaaaaacACCCACTTCTGCATTCTGGTACACCATGAGACCATTCTCCACTTGCCAAGCATGTTGTCTCATCCGAACCATAAAGTTTCAGAGGAAAACTGCACTCGAACCTttgaaaatgatatatatatataaatgatttaaacGTTTATGTGCATTTGTATTACCGACAAATAAACCATGCATTTATTTTAACCTTATTGTTTTATGTTTCAAAATGCACATATGTAACAGAAAGCTAAGTATTTTACTTTATAAAATTTCAGTCACTATGTATATGCTCACTGTTAAAATCCCATTCCCTCAATCCCAGTCTTCACCTctagtgtaataaattgggtagacaatgcCGAACCAACAAGATTCTGGCCATTATAAACTACGCTTAGCAGTGGCGACTTAGCGtaaaattatgtcgtataaaaaACAGTGCGATTTTTTTAACTCATATTTTATCGCTTGACAACAAACTATCGcagtttattgaaaaaaaataaaatgagaaatgTCACCTCAGATTAAGGTCAATAACTTAcaactattaaaaaatataaaaactgagGTAACACATCATGTATCTTTTCAGTatcatttaaaaacaattctgtttcatatttatattgtcTAACCGTTGCTTACCTCATATAAAGTATAAATAAACATATATGTGCTTACTTGCATACTGCGGCGTAGCCAGTCCCGTCTGGACAAGAAACTGTTCCCTCTTCCAAAGATAAGTCGTCGCATATAACATCTTGGAAAATATAGTAATGACTTATTCTAATTGTTTTATAGTTGTACGAAATAACTACAATTGAACAGTCAGTGATTTGGTTGAATGTGAGAATTACAATATATTAACAGAAATCCGCAGTTTATTTTACTAAAAACACACATTATACATACAGAACGAAGTAAAACTGCATTTCATGGGTGAAAAGAAGATTGATAAACCAGtttcagttttcaagcaacGACATCCCTGCAGAAGTCTGATATTGAACTACACGAGATTAAAAATTCAGAATATCACATACTGAAGTATTTGGCGCATGAATACATGAATGCCCGTTTCACTAAAAACATTCCAAGCGTCGACAGGCGAGTGGCTAATCATGGCATCAGCACCGCGGAGAATACGATATAAGTCTAGGGTGCAATTGGCCGGATGTTTTATCAACATACCGTGTTCCAGTAGACAATATTGCTGAGTGTAATTACTAACGATAAGAGAAGTATTTAATATAGTAATCGtctatttttaatggtattaaCTTACTTACCTTTGCATGTTGGTTCAATGCCATCCCACGATCCATCAATCTGGCATGTAAGTTCTGATTTGTCTCCTTTTAATGTGTATCCGGCATGACAGACAAAGCTGGAAAAATTAAACAATGATCATACTGTAATTAAAAAAGACCTAACATAAACTAGAACTGAACTCAATCAAGACTTCAAAATTTCCCAGATTGCTGGACACTAAAAACTAAACTGCATATCCCGACACACTCATCACCACAAGACAAGATTAAAACATGATGATGCTTATTTTTGAACGTAAAAATTCGAAACGAAAATCCGCCGTTGCCAACCGCATTTAGTCGTCAATTAAAACAATTCTTCCtcatttattttgcttttaatttctaTAAGAAAAGATAATCCATAATTGCACGAGCCATAGAGATGCAAATGGCAGTTTGAACAAAACTGGCCTATGTCAAGGCATATTTTCAGAATAACATGCTATTGAgtagaatataaatcttatcgTACAAATATGATTAGTGAATAGAGATTAGATAATCTGATGCGCGCCCAGTGTGGATCTCCGCCAATGCATGGGAATCCGCCTGTTACAGGCAGAAATTTAACTTTCGTGAATTAACCTATTAATTTTAGTTATTCTGGTCCCGATAATCATGTTTAGACTTGctctcgtttatttatttgtttatttatattaagcGTCACTGACCGAGAGAAAGTTTGAAGTCTTGGCAATGATGGTTGGTGCAATACACTCTTATATCAGCTGATTTGTATTCATGCCCTTGTTATTCTTGTTGTATTATACTAAATGTCCTATTTATTAGTGTGGGAGACAGTGCAATGAGGCCTGGTCACACGAATTTCTCTGTTAGGTGCTGCGGTTACTTTGCGGcatttatttgcaaattgtAGGAATTTAATTATGCTAATTTAGAATTGCTAAGATATTTAGGGAAGTTTGTAGTTTA
The genomic region above belongs to Styela clava chromosome 13, kaStyClav1.hap1.2, whole genome shotgun sequence and contains:
- the LOC120332430 gene encoding E-selectin-like isoform X1, with the translated sequence MMALKPVFAAFLVFNSLSAIVAGMTHKCQDKKNRLIFEGRCYWIIFGTVTTDEASQKCLFENAIPANIYSSTHFLEVLKYLYSMSTTEHFALGMRYDKTTGVVTNYDGSRAKFVKWSQDEPKPYRGVAVNLAHLDPYDLSNGMHTWNKEAGVLCETGDLSCPDLEFSQQNGKLECSTGNMYNSICTLSCDPGYSLFGSTNIICQGDLTWSGALPTCQPDCPKLDVTNPFQSIECTDIYKLGSTCTLTCGVGSSSGNEATLTCNNGGIWSSVQPVCKVDVVCQEIDFSGKSGTMLCTGGASIGSECSFSCNGNNIRKGPSKIICLPNGEWSNTPPVCKDVECRPIDFKDENGHMLCTDGFNYGSTCSFECDSELKLWGAKEVACLWNGKWTNDHPTCREFDPRCPAVTNGLSCTKECENNQDCNGKNKICCPSECGSVCTEVKKAKGLPLDFLKRLLLLSLLSGGNNRCPRCSVNACLVTKCPANLNAICRTSCNGCRAHFYDPTSQYREITNQCGCSRNYPAVSKCHPDQCNGERCGHQPYSKCRVSSCGQCHLRFYNHYGREVCRQAPQNTQKAGHKHGENHHHHIQY
- the LOC120332430 gene encoding E-selectin-like isoform X2 yields the protein MMALKPVFAAFLVFNSLSAIVAGMTHKCQDKKNRLIFEGRCYWIIFGTVTTDEASQKCLFENAIPANIYSSTHFLEVLKYLYSMSTTEHFALGMRYDKTTGVVTNYDGSRAKFVKWSQDEPKPYRGVAVNLAHLDPYDLSNGMHTWNKEAGVLCETGDLSCPDLEFSQQNGKLECSTGNMYNSICTLSCDPGYSLFGSTNIICQGDLTWSGALPTCQPDCPKLDVTNPFQSIECTDIYKLGSTCTLTCGVGSSSGNEATLTCNNGGIWSSVQPVCKDVVCQEIDFSGKSGTMLCTGGASIGSECSFSCNGNNIRKGPSKIICLPNGEWSNTPPVCKDVECRPIDFKDENGHMLCTDGFNYGSTCSFECDSELKLWGAKEVACLWNGKWTNDHPTCREFDPRCPAVTNGLSCTKECENNQDCNGKNKICCPSECGSVCTEVKKAKGLPLDFLKRLLLLSLLSGGNNRCPRCSVNACLVTKCPANLNAICRTSCNGCRAHFYDPTSQYREITNQCGCSRNYPAVSKCHPDQCNGERCGHQPYSKCRVSSCGQCHLRFYNHYGREVCRQAPQNTQKAGHKHGENHHHHIQY